Proteins from one Listeria weihenstephanensis genomic window:
- a CDS encoding YjzD family protein, with the protein MRYIVTFFWVFILAQMSEYVAASVIATTYDFTMGTIMAVAISIAIFIIPVLMPKESETYDIK; encoded by the coding sequence ATGCGTTATATTGTGACATTTTTCTGGGTGTTTATTTTAGCTCAAATGTCTGAGTATGTTGCTGCTTCTGTTATTGCAACGACTTACGATTTCACAATGGGAACTATTATGGCGGTCGCTATTTCCATCGCGATTTTCATTATTCCTGTATTGATGCCCAAAGAAAGCGAAACTTACGATATCAAATAA
- the gpmA gene encoding 2,3-diphosphoglycerate-dependent phosphoglycerate mutase, which translates to MKLVLIRHGQSEWNKLNLFTGWHDVDLSEQGVEEAKRAGELIKEAGLEFDVAFTSVLTRAIRTLDFALAGSDQLWVPVYKSWRLNERHYGALQGLNKEETAKKYGADQVQLWRRSYDTLPPLLEEGDERQAKNDRRYQLLDTSTIPTGENLKVTLERVIPYWMDTIAPEIKSGKRVVIAAHGNSLRALVKFLEGISDDDIMEVEIPTGVPLVYELDDELKPTNKYYLGE; encoded by the coding sequence ATGAAATTAGTATTAATTCGTCACGGACAAAGTGAGTGGAACAAGTTAAACCTATTTACAGGTTGGCATGATGTCGACTTATCAGAACAAGGCGTTGAAGAGGCAAAAAGAGCAGGCGAGCTAATTAAAGAAGCAGGACTTGAATTCGACGTGGCCTTCACATCAGTCCTAACCCGCGCTATCCGAACACTGGATTTCGCCTTAGCAGGTTCCGATCAATTGTGGGTTCCCGTGTACAAATCATGGCGCTTAAACGAAAGACATTACGGCGCATTACAAGGCCTAAACAAAGAAGAAACAGCCAAAAAATACGGGGCAGACCAAGTCCAACTATGGCGTCGTAGCTATGACACATTACCACCATTACTAGAAGAAGGTGACGAACGCCAAGCAAAAAATGATCGCCGCTATCAGTTATTAGATACGAGCACAATTCCAACAGGCGAAAATCTAAAAGTAACCCTAGAACGCGTTATCCCATATTGGATGGACACAATCGCACCAGAAATAAAAAGTGGCAAACGCGTCGTCATCGCAGCACATGGTAACAGTTTACGCGCTTTAGTCAAATTTTTAGAAGGTATCAGTGACGATGATATCATGGAAGTTGAGATTCCAACCGGCGTACCATTAGTGTACGAATTGGATGATGAATTAAAACCAACGAACAAATATTATCTAGGTGAATAA